A single region of the Halopiger xanaduensis SH-6 genome encodes:
- a CDS encoding phosphatase PAP2 family protein, which yields MRAIGFETIRSALPEAAIEALGVATHLGDYSVVVLVGMIGVAVLEEEGDRVPFAVVVFGGIGLATVAKIVFGLPRPPGAGIGGYGFPSGHALGSTVVYGLLAHRIGTRHAVIGAAVVVAIVATSRIAIGVHYPTDVLAGVGMGAAYLVLALSALEEWPQPEREVSNDRLATDGGSER from the coding sequence ATGAGGGCGATCGGCTTCGAGACGATCCGGTCGGCGCTCCCCGAGGCGGCGATCGAGGCGCTGGGTGTCGCGACGCACCTGGGCGACTACTCGGTCGTCGTGCTCGTCGGGATGATCGGCGTCGCCGTACTCGAGGAGGAGGGTGACCGAGTGCCGTTCGCCGTCGTCGTGTTCGGCGGGATCGGACTGGCGACCGTCGCAAAGATTGTCTTCGGACTGCCCCGGCCGCCCGGTGCGGGCATCGGCGGCTACGGCTTCCCGAGCGGCCACGCGCTCGGTTCGACGGTCGTGTACGGCCTGCTGGCGCATCGAATTGGGACGCGCCACGCGGTGATCGGCGCGGCGGTTGTCGTCGCGATCGTCGCGACCTCGCGCATCGCGATCGGCGTGCACTACCCGACCGACGTGCTCGCTGGCGTGGGCATGGGCGCGGCGTATCTCGTCCTCGCGCTATCCGCGCTCGAGGAGTGGCCGCAGCCGGAGCGAGAGGTGTCGAATGACCGACTAGCGACTGACGGAGGTTCTGAACGATGA
- a CDS encoding DNA methyltransferase, with translation MTDSSQLYYGDNLEILRQHIDDEMADLIYLDPPFNSNRNYNIIFEEQASADAHAQVQAFEDTWQWDHKSAKTYQEVVKEGGPVGDTLKGLGETIGKNDMLAYLSMMAPRLKELHRVLKDTGTLWLHCDPTASHYLKLLLDSVFGPEQFLNEIVWKRSSAHSDASQGMERCGRIHDIIFVYSKTDEYKWNTVYTPYSEEYLEQEYNNKDERGYYKETDLTANKPGGDTEYKWPVKRKKSGDSGWEADLDEEYKDPKPGWEYKQVDPYSGRYWAYSKENMKEFARNDKLHHRRTGMPRLKQYAEEMPGVPLQDIWTDIPPESGDKDLGYPTQKPEELLERVIKSGTDEGDVVLDPFCGCGTTVSVAERLNRRWVGIDITHLAISLMKHRLEAGFEYEVDYDVIGEPVDLAGAEQLAEEDRFQFEWWALGLVNARPLEEKKGPDQGIDGQLRFFPDKSEAMEPEEILFSVKSGNTGPSDVRDLAGTVRREDAAMGVFITLEEPTDAMEKEAASHGRYESAELGNQTYPKIQIITVEELLEGKGLDAPIYIEQGGNVTFRSQAPPQADREDTDEPEQSRLTDH, from the coding sequence ATGACCGACTCTAGTCAACTGTACTATGGGGACAATTTGGAAATTCTGCGACAACATATTGACGATGAGATGGCAGATCTAATCTACTTAGATCCTCCATTCAACAGCAATAGGAACTATAATATCATTTTTGAAGAACAAGCCAGTGCTGACGCCCATGCACAGGTGCAAGCGTTTGAGGACACTTGGCAGTGGGATCATAAAAGTGCAAAAACGTATCAGGAGGTAGTAAAGGAAGGCGGACCTGTGGGTGATACCCTGAAAGGTTTGGGAGAAACAATTGGAAAGAATGATATGTTGGCCTATCTTTCGATGATGGCTCCTCGATTGAAGGAACTACATAGAGTGTTGAAAGATACAGGTACTCTATGGCTCCATTGCGATCCCACCGCCAGCCACTATCTAAAACTCCTTCTCGACAGTGTATTTGGTCCTGAGCAGTTTTTGAATGAAATTGTTTGGAAGCGTTCCAGTGCTCATAGCGATGCTTCTCAGGGAATGGAAAGATGTGGTCGTATTCACGATATTATCTTTGTTTACTCCAAAACTGACGAATACAAATGGAATACCGTTTATACACCTTACTCAGAGGAGTATTTGGAACAAGAGTATAATAACAAAGATGAACGGGGATATTATAAGGAAACTGATCTAACCGCTAACAAACCAGGCGGAGATACTGAGTATAAATGGCCAGTAAAACGAAAAAAATCGGGTGACTCGGGTTGGGAAGCAGATCTAGACGAAGAATACAAAGACCCAAAACCAGGATGGGAGTACAAGCAGGTTGACCCGTATAGTGGTCGATATTGGGCGTATTCGAAAGAGAACATGAAGGAGTTTGCTAGGAATGATAAACTCCACCATCGACGGACAGGAATGCCTCGGTTGAAACAGTACGCAGAAGAAATGCCTGGAGTCCCTCTACAGGACATTTGGACAGATATTCCACCAGAATCAGGAGATAAGGATCTCGGGTACCCAACCCAAAAGCCTGAGGAACTATTAGAGCGCGTGATTAAATCGGGGACGGATGAAGGTGATGTCGTTTTGGATCCGTTTTGTGGGTGCGGTACAACGGTTTCTGTTGCCGAACGATTGAACCGCCGATGGGTCGGAATTGACATCACTCATCTTGCAATAAGTTTGATGAAACACCGGCTAGAGGCTGGATTCGAGTATGAGGTAGACTATGACGTGATCGGAGAACCGGTTGATCTTGCTGGAGCAGAACAATTGGCTGAAGAAGACCGCTTCCAATTTGAGTGGTGGGCTCTTGGTTTGGTCAATGCACGTCCCTTAGAAGAAAAGAAAGGGCCAGATCAGGGTATAGACGGTCAACTCCGCTTTTTCCCCGACAAGTCAGAGGCTATGGAACCTGAGGAAATATTGTTTAGTGTGAAGTCTGGGAACACAGGCCCATCTGATGTTCGGGACCTTGCCGGAACTGTTCGAAGGGAGGATGCTGCAATGGGCGTATTTATTACTCTTGAAGAACCCACGGATGCAATGGAAAAAGAAGCAGCCTCTCATGGTCGATATGAATCTGCTGAGTTGGGGAATCAAACGTACCCCAAAATTCAGATAATCACGGTTGAGGAACTACTGGAGGGCAAGGGACTAGACGCACCCATCTACATTGAACAAGGAGGCAACGTAACATTCCGATCTCAAGCTCCTCCTCAGGCGGATAGAGAAGATACAGACGAACCTGAACAGTCGAGATTGACTGATCACTAA
- a CDS encoding sensor histidine kinase produces the protein MVRISAPRFTGDSLLTHYKRAINVAYEIRSYDGDDDLVLDLTKSEWFTPASLVPLCVAYNKKVTNGTEIDVDLPSNYLMQEYLSQINFPEGTTDPSQQYSNSLPLCLLNQSPSSGAAENVSQKLRSLLKKEYDSLSPSARQGISLPIYEIVDNIDQHSNCDLGAVLVQNYGSKDFIDIGIVDDGITIPKNFENHSVDFDSDNDAIEMAMEGKVSTKGRGVDRGYGIKTTVNLVCEGLNGSILIASRDGTILQKNSTKVPRDYPVDWPGTIVVCRMSIPEDDFRLNDYITGIGE, from the coding sequence ATGGTACGTATCTCTGCACCACGATTTACAGGAGATTCACTTCTAACTCATTATAAAAGGGCGATAAATGTTGCATATGAAATACGTTCCTATGATGGAGATGACGATTTAGTTCTTGATCTGACGAAGTCGGAATGGTTTACTCCAGCTTCGCTTGTACCACTTTGTGTTGCGTATAATAAGAAAGTGACAAATGGTACTGAAATCGACGTTGATCTCCCGTCTAATTACCTTATGCAAGAGTATTTGAGTCAAATTAACTTCCCAGAGGGGACTACAGATCCTAGTCAACAATATTCTAATTCTTTACCTCTTTGTCTACTTAATCAAAGTCCCAGTAGTGGTGCAGCAGAGAATGTCAGTCAAAAGCTCCGATCTCTCTTGAAAAAGGAATATGATTCATTATCGCCATCTGCAAGACAAGGAATTAGTTTGCCAATTTATGAAATCGTAGATAATATTGATCAGCACTCAAATTGCGACCTGGGTGCAGTATTAGTTCAAAACTATGGAAGTAAGGATTTTATTGATATTGGTATTGTTGATGATGGTATTACGATACCCAAGAATTTTGAAAATCATAGCGTCGATTTTGATTCAGATAATGATGCTATTGAAATGGCTATGGAAGGAAAAGTCTCAACCAAAGGACGGGGTGTCGATCGAGGTTATGGGATTAAGACGACTGTTAATTTAGTCTGTGAAGGTTTGAATGGTTCAATATTGATCGCTTCAAGAGATGGTACAATTCTCCAGAAAAATAGTACTAAGGTTCCAAGGGATTATCCTGTTGATTGGCCAGGAACAATAGTAGTCTGTAGAATGTCCATCCCAGAAGATGATTTTAGATTAAACGATTATATAACTGGTATCGGCGAGTAA
- a CDS encoding DUF7845 domain-containing protein has product MTQVETTPHEIEGRWKWPDWGRGPYDALSSVMLGPPFEGYLELDVEVNGEPWHLEVSYSKSGFAPRLSDGINAERLYEWDIRGRGRGERKASYNISPRFPNMRHWETGDPVNLPWENQVGEVDGVDVEFHVSNIEPDRGLELLPEFFAAIFDHAEERVHPEYFRTDPHPASRMWAYERYIRIRRQWAEKLASAGVLQKVVHYLSDLEGVKAELHLDNEEVINHQNRLMLDPTSAAKLLPGHTYGRKFEIYQLADPDAVSKDHPSYHPKVEVLVNKSNNDGEAWAWADRHEVTQQIEETLLNALHWEDIPLGPDGNDVYVPDDHFDAVAREESVELYEDPTPRLEAKTDHLLMTTLRDMGETAREVTETVATDGGGTVDELADELGKHPSTIYRAIEDLGDILELDQGEISFRARKYQEELRALVESAEYAIESFADRIQHVMGLADHIAESSPFQKWLAENGAEIEFDESGNPKKLRIDAILSLKKADSFENARRVAQEAIDAWRHSGNDVVPFSKVSMVWRTPGGSRDSHRVGAIADW; this is encoded by the coding sequence ATGACGCAGGTCGAGACGACGCCCCACGAGATCGAGGGCCGCTGGAAGTGGCCCGACTGGGGCCGCGGCCCGTACGACGCCCTCTCATCGGTGATGCTCGGGCCGCCGTTTGAGGGCTACCTGGAGCTGGACGTCGAAGTCAACGGCGAGCCCTGGCACCTCGAGGTGAGTTACAGCAAGTCGGGGTTCGCGCCACGGCTGTCCGACGGGATCAACGCCGAGCGGCTGTACGAGTGGGACATTCGTGGTCGCGGCCGCGGCGAGCGGAAGGCATCGTACAACATCTCACCACGGTTTCCCAACATGCGCCACTGGGAAACCGGCGACCCGGTGAATCTCCCCTGGGAGAATCAAGTCGGTGAAGTCGACGGCGTCGACGTGGAGTTCCATGTCAGTAACATCGAGCCCGATCGCGGCCTCGAGTTGCTGCCGGAGTTCTTCGCGGCGATCTTCGACCACGCCGAGGAGCGCGTGCATCCCGAATACTTCCGGACGGACCCGCACCCAGCGAGTCGCATGTGGGCGTACGAGCGATACATTCGTATCCGTCGGCAGTGGGCCGAAAAGCTCGCGTCAGCCGGCGTGTTGCAGAAAGTAGTTCACTACCTCTCCGACCTCGAGGGCGTGAAGGCGGAACTGCACCTCGATAACGAGGAAGTGATCAACCACCAGAATCGGCTGATGCTTGATCCTACGTCGGCTGCGAAGCTTCTTCCGGGTCATACCTACGGCCGGAAGTTCGAGATCTACCAGCTGGCCGATCCGGACGCGGTCTCGAAAGACCATCCGTCATACCATCCGAAGGTGGAGGTGCTGGTCAACAAGTCGAATAACGACGGCGAGGCATGGGCATGGGCCGATCGCCACGAGGTAACCCAGCAGATCGAAGAGACGCTGCTGAACGCGCTCCACTGGGAAGATATCCCGCTCGGACCCGACGGCAACGACGTGTACGTGCCGGACGATCACTTCGACGCCGTCGCTCGAGAGGAATCAGTCGAACTCTACGAAGATCCGACGCCGCGCCTTGAGGCGAAGACGGACCACCTGTTGATGACGACGCTACGGGACATGGGCGAGACCGCCCGCGAGGTAACCGAGACGGTCGCGACCGACGGCGGTGGCACCGTCGACGAACTCGCTGACGAGTTGGGCAAGCACCCCTCGACGATCTACCGAGCGATCGAAGACCTCGGCGACATCCTCGAGCTGGACCAGGGCGAGATCTCCTTCCGGGCGCGGAAGTACCAAGAAGAGTTGCGCGCGCTCGTCGAGTCAGCCGAGTACGCGATCGAGAGTTTCGCCGATCGGATTCAGCACGTGATGGGCTTAGCCGATCATATCGCCGAGTCGTCGCCGTTCCAGAAGTGGCTTGCAGAGAACGGCGCTGAAATCGAATTCGACGAGAGCGGCAATCCGAAGAAGCTCCGAATCGACGCGATTTTGTCGCTGAAGAAGGCCGATAGCTTCGAGAACGCACGCCGTGTCGCCCAGGAGGCGATCGACGCTTGGCGTCACTCCGGAAACGACGTAGTGCCGTTCAGCAAGGTGTCGATGGTCTGGCGGACACCTGGAGGCAGCCGCGACAGCCACCGCGTGGGTGCGATCGCCGACTGGTAG
- a CDS encoding DUF488 family protein, N3 subclade encodes MTVHTTYFGGLSQFDPDTEDDVFGVVRYPKDFVERVTDRNIPAVAPPEDLLNAYKTVEDAAEENGESNPPAIAWNSVEYERRYLEYLKRDGPQAVIDELADCARERDLWLVCWEEDARWCHRRLLANVVVDRLEESDVAHHPNPLTIPVDSGDSEPDDSTDETATLRDFAEAGGD; translated from the coding sequence GTGACGGTCCATACGACCTACTTTGGCGGTCTCTCACAGTTCGATCCGGACACGGAAGACGACGTCTTCGGCGTAGTTCGGTACCCGAAGGACTTCGTCGAGCGGGTCACCGACCGGAATATCCCAGCCGTCGCGCCACCGGAGGACCTGCTGAACGCGTACAAGACCGTCGAGGACGCCGCCGAGGAAAATGGCGAGTCAAACCCGCCGGCGATCGCCTGGAACTCGGTCGAGTACGAACGCCGGTACCTCGAGTACCTCAAGCGGGACGGTCCTCAAGCGGTAATTGACGAGTTAGCTGACTGCGCTCGCGAACGGGATCTCTGGTTGGTCTGTTGGGAAGAGGATGCCCGCTGGTGCCACCGGCGACTACTCGCGAACGTCGTCGTCGATCGCCTCGAGGAGAGTGACGTCGCTCATCACCCGAACCCGTTGACGATTCCTGTCGATAGCGGGGACAGCGAACCCGACGATAGCACCGACGAGACGGCCACACTGCGAGACTTTGCGGAGGCTGGAGGGGACTAA
- a CDS encoding DNA adenine methylase has translation MKSAFPYIGGKTRLAQWVIDHLPEHTTYVEPFGGSASVLLNKPRSDVEIFNDKDSDVVTFFRVARERPDELAEWCRYTPFSEQLHDEWADEFFSGERPDDELEHAGKWLFLRYSQYAGKVARKSGFKRESPRDEKGSRNARNWINAPERIEYVAERFRGVSVVHEDYQAVVERYDSPETVFYVDPPYYQKEDLYRESAEHAALEQTLRDIDGYVLVSYTEIPPELYNGDEWTDVERTVTHSAAGNGKTADERLIMNFEPSTDREFTQRTLADAVDAHRVRSDGGDCQ, from the coding sequence GTGAAGAGTGCGTTCCCGTATATCGGCGGGAAGACGCGACTGGCGCAGTGGGTGATCGACCACCTACCGGAACACACCACCTACGTCGAGCCGTTCGGCGGGTCAGCGTCGGTGCTGTTGAACAAGCCGCGAAGCGACGTCGAGATCTTCAACGACAAGGACAGCGACGTCGTGACGTTCTTCCGGGTCGCTCGCGAGCGGCCGGACGAACTCGCGGAGTGGTGCCGATATACACCGTTTTCGGAACAGCTTCACGACGAGTGGGCTGACGAGTTCTTCAGCGGTGAGCGGCCGGACGACGAACTCGAGCACGCCGGAAAGTGGCTGTTCCTTCGGTACAGTCAGTACGCTGGGAAAGTAGCGCGCAAAAGCGGCTTTAAGCGTGAGAGTCCTCGCGACGAGAAAGGAAGCCGGAACGCGAGAAATTGGATCAACGCACCCGAGCGAATCGAGTACGTCGCCGAGCGGTTCCGCGGCGTCTCGGTCGTGCATGAGGATTATCAGGCGGTCGTCGAGCGGTACGACTCACCGGAGACGGTTTTCTACGTCGATCCGCCGTACTACCAGAAAGAAGACCTCTATCGGGAGTCTGCCGAGCACGCTGCCCTCGAGCAGACCCTTCGGGATATCGACGGATACGTACTCGTCTCCTATACTGAGATTCCGCCTGAACTGTACAACGGAGACGAGTGGACCGACGTCGAGCGAACGGTGACTCACTCCGCGGCAGGCAACGGAAAGACGGCAGACGAGCGGCTGATCATGAATTTTGAGCCGTCGACGGACCGGGAGTTCACCCAACGAACGCTCGCCGACGCAGTCGACGCTCACCGAGTGCGATCTGACGGGGGTGACTGTCAGTGA
- a CDS encoding DUF7563 family protein, with translation MVGVTVAPWPSVDPSTCKHCGAHVTDRFRRVFGDESDRVHRCSECDTYARLTRGSAAGKDVEVPDPETSPGRHGGEADV, from the coding sequence GTGGTCGGCGTGACGGTCGCACCATGGCCGTCGGTTGACCCCTCGACGTGCAAACACTGCGGAGCCCACGTTACTGATCGGTTCCGTCGTGTCTTCGGCGACGAGAGCGACCGCGTTCACCGCTGTTCCGAATGCGACACCTACGCGCGGTTGACCCGCGGGTCCGCAGCCGGAAAAGACGTCGAGGTTCCGGACCCGGAAACGTCACCTGGTCGGCACGGGGGTGAGGCCGATGTCTGA